One Candidatus Neomarinimicrobiota bacterium DNA window includes the following coding sequences:
- a CDS encoding carbohydrate binding family 9 domain-containing protein — MKHFRLLTLLLCGLIPIITIGSPQLKGSAQERSVSAFRLNGTPIEVDGKLHDKVWQELPKQSDFLQRNPDDGSQATQRTEFAVAYDSEFLYIGIRAYDDQPELIDGILTRRDESSPSDWLYISIDSYHDHRTAFEFGLNAAGVKQDLRRFDDDNADFDWNAVWEGEVSIDDQGWSAEFAIPFRELRFNSAESLTWGLNVYREFPRNDNELAIWNHWSHEETGFVSNYGELTGLTNIQAEQPIYITPYVLGRSGFNDANVGEFDHYENSASMGVDIRKNFDLGLTFSGTFNPDFGQVEADPAEFNLTEFESYFREQRPFFIEGGNILNFSLGFGDGDNSSNTLFYSRRMGRAPQGGASSDGGTVISIDAPEFTRILAAGKFTGKLDNGLSIGLMSAATAEESAVITYADGHESSNVIEPATTYLLTRVQQDYRGGFTSIGGIFTATLRSLDDTNMDWLREKAFTGGLDFNHQSSDRVYSIESALAFSHVMGSEEAILNTQLHPARYFQRPDAEHLSVDSSATSLSGMGGKFIVGKSEGKLNMFGGVLATSPGLEVNDLGFMRSVDNVNEFIWIGYRHWEPGRFFLNYNINLNQWANWTFGGESKGVGGNVNGHATLKNNWGIGGGINFNTGGMVPFHLHGGPSIRGSKNVNGWTNISSDWRQKLSAGISASYFYSWDDVHSFNTSPSFTWRPKKNVSLSLGPNFHFMDDTWAWITTMEDASNQPHYIFSGLKLAQTTMTFRADVTLSTTLSLQAYAQAFIMGADYFDFRRVDDHTQEDFSRRFQELPDHLLSFDGNGALSGVDIDQDGIIDYSPISYVYSDFNYSELTSNVVLRWEYSTGSVMYLVWSRGASAYDPAWRFNPGEDLESLLNLEADNIFLIKVNKLLHF, encoded by the coding sequence ATGAAACATTTTCGACTGCTTACTCTCCTGTTGTGTGGTTTAATACCAATAATTACTATTGGCTCACCACAATTAAAAGGGAGTGCTCAGGAGCGGAGTGTTTCGGCCTTTCGCCTGAATGGTACCCCAATTGAAGTAGATGGAAAACTACACGATAAAGTTTGGCAAGAACTTCCCAAACAAAGTGACTTTTTACAGCGCAACCCAGATGATGGTTCCCAAGCCACCCAACGTACAGAATTTGCTGTAGCCTATGATTCCGAATTCCTCTATATAGGAATTCGCGCATATGACGATCAACCTGAGCTGATTGATGGAATCCTCACCAGACGTGATGAATCCTCGCCATCTGATTGGCTATATATCTCCATAGATAGTTATCATGACCACAGAACGGCTTTCGAATTTGGTCTTAATGCAGCCGGTGTGAAGCAGGATTTAAGACGTTTTGATGATGATAATGCTGATTTTGACTGGAATGCAGTTTGGGAGGGGGAGGTAAGTATCGACGACCAGGGGTGGTCAGCAGAGTTTGCCATTCCTTTTAGGGAACTTCGCTTCAATAGTGCCGAATCCCTTACCTGGGGACTCAATGTTTATCGTGAATTCCCTCGCAATGACAATGAACTGGCTATTTGGAATCACTGGTCCCATGAGGAAACGGGCTTTGTCTCAAATTACGGTGAACTTACAGGTTTAACCAATATTCAGGCTGAACAGCCCATATATATAACACCCTATGTCCTGGGACGATCCGGTTTCAATGATGCCAACGTGGGTGAGTTTGACCACTACGAAAACTCAGCCAGTATGGGTGTAGATATCCGCAAAAATTTTGATCTTGGCCTCACCTTTAGCGGTACCTTTAATCCTGATTTTGGTCAGGTCGAGGCTGATCCGGCAGAGTTTAATCTTACGGAATTCGAGAGTTATTTCAGAGAGCAAAGACCTTTCTTTATTGAAGGGGGTAATATTCTAAACTTTTCCTTAGGATTTGGTGATGGTGACAATTCTTCAAACACACTCTTCTATTCACGTCGTATGGGAAGAGCTCCCCAGGGTGGTGCCAGTTCTGATGGGGGGACAGTAATATCAATCGATGCTCCTGAGTTTACACGTATCCTGGCAGCGGGAAAATTTACCGGAAAACTTGATAACGGTCTCTCTATCGGCCTCATGTCAGCTGCAACAGCTGAAGAAAGTGCTGTGATTACCTATGCTGATGGTCATGAATCAAGCAATGTCATTGAGCCTGCTACAACTTATCTACTTACACGTGTTCAACAGGACTATCGTGGTGGCTTTACGTCAATTGGCGGCATATTCACAGCTACTTTGCGTTCCCTGGATGATACCAACATGGATTGGCTGCGAGAAAAAGCCTTTACCGGGGGTCTTGACTTTAATCACCAATCTTCAGATAGGGTTTATTCCATAGAATCTGCTTTGGCTTTTAGCCATGTCATGGGAAGTGAGGAAGCTATCCTCAACACCCAACTCCATCCTGCTCGATATTTTCAGAGACCAGATGCTGAACACCTCAGTGTGGACTCATCTGCTACCTCACTTTCGGGAATGGGAGGCAAGTTCATCGTTGGCAAATCTGAGGGTAAGCTGAACATGTTTGGTGGTGTCCTTGCTACCAGCCCTGGTCTTGAAGTCAATGATCTGGGTTTCATGCGCTCTGTAGATAATGTTAATGAGTTCATATGGATAGGATATCGACATTGGGAGCCAGGTCGTTTCTTTCTCAATTACAATATTAATTTAAACCAATGGGCCAACTGGACCTTTGGTGGTGAATCCAAGGGTGTAGGTGGGAATGTCAATGGCCATGCCACCCTGAAAAACAATTGGGGCATTGGAGGAGGAATCAATTTTAATACGGGTGGTATGGTACCCTTCCATCTGCATGGCGGACCTTCCATTCGAGGTTCAAAAAATGTGAATGGTTGGACCAACATTAGTTCGGACTGGCGTCAAAAGTTGAGCGCCGGCATAAGTGCTAGCTACTTTTATAGTTGGGACGATGTACACAGTTTCAATACATCCCCATCCTTTACATGGCGACCCAAGAAAAATGTGTCCCTTTCTCTGGGACCCAATTTTCACTTCATGGATGATACCTGGGCCTGGATCACCACCATGGAAGATGCTTCGAATCAACCCCATTATATTTTCTCAGGTTTAAAATTGGCACAAACTACCATGACTTTTAGGGCTGATGTCACCTTGAGCACCACACTTTCACTACAGGCCTATGCTCAGGCATTTATTATGGGAGCGGATTATTTTGACTTTCGCAGGGTAGACGACCATACACAGGAAGATTTCAGCCGACGCTTCCAGGAACTCCCGGATCATCTGCTCTCATTTGATGGAAACGGTGCTCTGAGTGGCGTGGACATTGATCAGGATGGAATCATAGACTATTCACCCATCTCATATGTCTATTCGGACTTCAATTATAGTGAACTGACGTCGAATGTCGTC
- a CDS encoding DUF4097 family beta strand repeat protein, which translates to MKSRAFITVVSILLVLSSFAYAQSSVSKDIHIAKGKKSSRNVSTVSGDIFVGNGAMVKGDVSAVSGDISIGSKASVQNIEVVSGDISVGKGAKTKNLETVSGDIHLYEKSEVDGSIETVSGDVNCDSGSDIGEYIGTVSGDVELDDSRLRGSLKTVSGDISLFNGSMIDGDIIINRKPDVVLYHNGKLKIIIDMNSVVKGSILVKEPDSNVIVYLANGGEVKGEIVNAEVRKQ; encoded by the coding sequence ATGAAATCAAGAGCATTCATCACAGTCGTGTCAATCCTTCTAGTCTTAAGCTCTTTTGCTTATGCACAGTCCTCTGTGAGCAAAGACATTCACATCGCAAAGGGCAAAAAGAGCTCCCGCAATGTCTCCACAGTAAGTGGTGATATTTTTGTTGGTAATGGTGCAATGGTAAAGGGTGATGTTTCTGCAGTGAGCGGTGATATCTCAATTGGGTCGAAAGCCTCCGTCCAGAATATAGAAGTGGTAAGTGGCGATATCTCCGTGGGGAAGGGTGCAAAAACAAAAAATCTCGAAACCGTAAGTGGTGATATTCATCTCTATGAGAAGAGCGAAGTTGATGGATCAATTGAGACAGTGAGTGGAGATGTGAACTGTGACTCCGGGTCTGACATTGGAGAATATATTGGAACTGTAAGCGGAGATGTTGAATTGGATGATTCAAGACTTCGTGGGTCTCTTAAGACCGTCTCAGGGGATATCTCACTTTTTAATGGCTCCATGATTGATGGTGACATCATCATAAACCGCAAGCCAGATGTTGTGCTTTATCATAATGGGAAACTCAAAATTATCATAGATATGAATTCGGTTGTAAAAGGTTCTATCCTCGTGAAAGAACCCGATTCAAATGTGATTGTCTATCTGGCCAACGGTGGCGAGGTAAAAGGTGAGATCGTAAATGCTGAGGTACGGAAGCAGTAG